TATATAGGCAAAAAGAAGCTCAAAAAGAAAGCAACGTACACCAGTGCGATGGAAAAGACCGCCATCGTTCTGAACACCTGAGTGGGATCTTTGTCGGTCGCCAGAGAAAAGATCACCCCGATTATGAACGCCAGGGAAAACGGTTGAACAGGGTCCTTGAAGACAAGGCCATAGAGGGCAGGATAAATTGCAAGAAGTATCACGTAGAAGAACCTTGCATCACGCTCTCTCAACTCCAGAGTGATCAACTCATAGCCTGAAAGAATCACGATGGCAGAGACAAGTCCCACCAGACTTTCATAACTCACAAAGCACAGAACAACAAACGGTGCCACAACGCTGGCCGTTATTACCCTGGTCTTCAGGTCATCCATCACTTAGACCCCCAAACCGTCTTTCCCTTCTGGAGTAGCTCTCTATCGCCCTCAAAAAATCCTTTTTCGTGAAATCCGGCCAGAGCTTTTTGGTGAAGTAGAGTTCAGAGTAAGCAGACTGCCAGAGAAGGAAGTTACTGATACGAAGTTCACCCGATGTTCTTATTATCAGATCCGGATCGGGAACATCCGGTAGATAAAGATAGTTTCTAAACGTCTCCTCGTTGAGAACAATCTTCTTTCCCCTTTTAACGTCCCTCAGGATGGTCTCAACCGCGTCCAGAATCTCCCTTCTTCCCCCATAATTGAACGCTATCACAAGAATCATACGGTCGAAAGAACTGGTCTTTTCTTCCACTTCGTTCCATTTCCTCACAACGCTTTCCGGAAGACCTTCTTTTTTTCCAAGGATCCTCACTCTTACTCTTTCTTTTCTGAGGAGGTCCATTTCACGGTCTATCATCTGAACGAAAAGATCCATCAAAAACTCCACTTCTTCCCTGGGGCGCTTCCAGTTCTCCGTGGAGAAAGAGTACGCTGTGAGATACTTTATTCCAAGCTCCAGTGACCACTTCACTGTGTTGTGAAGAACCTTAGCACCTCTCTGGTGCCCTTTTATTCTGGGAAGTCCTCTTTTCTTTGCCCACCTTCCGTTCCCATCCATTATGATCGCAACATGCTGGGGTATCCTCAAAACTCCATAATCTCCTCTTTTTTATTTTCGAACGCCTCGTCCAGCTTTCCGTTGAATTCATCTGTCAGTTTCTGTACCTCGTTTTCAAGCCTTCTTGCGTCATCTTCCGGAATGTTCCCTTCTTTTTGATCCTCCTTGATCTTCTTTATTATCTCCCTTCTTATGTTCCTGATGGCGATCTTCCCTTCTTCGACTATCTTCTTTGCCTTCTTGACCCACTTTTCTCTCTGCTCCGTGGTCGGAGTGGGAAATACAAGCCTGATCACATTTCCGTCGTTCACAGGATTCAGACCGAGGTCCGACGCGTTTATAGCCTTCTCTATCAGAGGCAGAACGCTCTTATCCCAGGGTTTTATGACGAGAGTCCTTTCCTCTGAGACGGATATCGTGGCGAGCTGGTTGATGGGTGTAGGTACACCGTAGTACTCGACTTTGATCTCTTCCAGAATAGCAGGTGAAGGCTTTCCTGTCCTCATTTTTTTCAGTTCGTCCTCGATCTTTTCAAGAGTCTTTTTCATCTTTTCCTTTGCCTCTTTTATGAACGGATTCACCATGTCTTTCCCCTCCTTTTCCAGTAAATATTCTGTTTACCTCTTCATGTGTCGTTGTATAATATTCCCAACGTCTTCCAAAATTATAACAAATTCAGAAGCACGCCTTTGGGAACTTTCGATAAATATGCTTCACTGATTTGTAAAAATACCGATGGTATAATTAGTTAAAAAAATAACAAGCTCTACTATCTCAGAAAGGGGGAGTTCCATGGGAAAGTTCCTCAAAAAGCACTACATAATGGCACCTGGTCCAACACCGGTCCCAAACGATATTTTAACAGAAAGCGCAAAGGAAACAATACATCATAGGACACCTCAGTTCGTCTCCATAATGGAGGAAACTCTCGAGGACGCCAAGTACCTCTTTCAGACAAAAAACAACGTCTACGCCTTCGCTTCCACGGGAACGGGAGCCATGGAGGCCGCTGTTGCAAACCTTGTGAGTCCTGAAGATAAAGTGATTGTGGTTGTCGCTGGAAAATTCGGAGAAAGATGGAAAGAGCTCTGTCAGTCTTACGGGGCGGACATCGTTGAGATCGCGCTCGAGTGGGGAGACGCTGTCACACCTGAACAGATAGAAGACGTTCTCAACAAAAATCCCGATGCAAAAGTTGTATTCACCACTTACAGTGAGACATCCACAGGAACGGTCATAGATCTTGAAGGAATAGCCAGAGTAACGAGAGAGAAAGATGTAGTTTTATTGACAGATGCCGTCAGTGCCCTCGGTGCTGAACCGCTGAAGATGGACGAATGGAGTGTAGATGTTGTGGTCACCGGATCTCAAAAAGGGCTGATGCTTCCTCCCGGCCTTGCACTCATATCGCTCAACGACAAAGCGTGGGAACTTGTAGAAAAGTCGAAATCCCCGAGGTACTACTTCGACCTGAGAGCCTACAGAAAGTCCTACCCAGACAATCCATACACTCCGGCGGTCAACATGATATACATGTTGAGGAAGTCATTAAAGATGATCAAAGAGGAAGGAATAGAAAACGTCTGGGAAAGGCACAGGGTACTCGGTGAAGCGACGAGAGCAGCGGTAAAAGCCATTGGTCTGGAGCTTCTCTCCAAAAGACCCGGCAACGTGGTGACGGCCGTTAAGGTACCCCCCGGTGTGGATGGAAAGCAAATTCCCAAGATCATGAGGGACAAATACGGCGTGACCATCGCAGGGGGCCAAGCTAAGCTCAAAGGGAAAATTTTCAGGATAGCACACTTAGGATACATGTCACCGTTCGATACCATCACAGCCATCACCGCCCTCGAGTTTACCCTGAAAGAACTCGGATACGATTTCGAGCTCGGCTCAGGTGTGAAAGCTGCTGAAACGGTTTTCGCGAAAGAATTCGTCGGGGAGTGATGTGAATGGCAAAATACAAGGTGCATGTGAACGATCCGCTTGATGAGGGAGCAACAAAACTTCTCATGGAAAAGGAAGAACTGGAAGTCACATCAAAGCACCTGGAAAAAGAAGAGCTTTTGAGGGCGATTCCAGAGATAGACGTTCTCGTTGTGAGGAGCGCCACAAAGGTCACAGCAGACGTCATAGAAGCTGGAAAAAACTTAAAGATCATCGCAAGAGCTGGTATCGGTCTTGACAACATAGACATCCAGAAGGCAAAAGAAAGAGGAATAAAAATTCTCAATACTCCCGGAGCAAGTGCACCGTCCGTCGCAGAACTTGCGATCGGACTCATGTTAGCCTGTGCCCGCCACATAGCGAGGGCCACCATATCGTTGAAAGAAAGCAAATGGGAAAAGAAAATGCTGAAAGGAAAAGAACTCCTCGGAAAGACACTTGGGCTCATTGGATTCGGGAATATCGGGCAGGAAGTTGCCAAAAGGGCGCTAGGATTTGGTATGAAAATCATAGCATACGACCCCGCCAGGCCCAGAACGGATCTTCCCGTTGAATACGTGGATCTGGACACGCTTTTGAAAGAAAGTGACTTCATTTCTCTCCACGTTCCTCTCACTGAGTCGACAAAGCACATAATAAACAAAGAAACCATCTCCAAAATGAAAGATGGAGTGATAATAGTCAACACGTCGCGAGGAGGAACAATCGACGAGGAGGCACTTTACAAGGCACTTGTGAGTGGAAAGGTGTACGCGGCTGGTCTTGACGTTTTCGAAGTGGAACCGCCAACCGATGAGCTCAGAAAGAAGTTGCTCAGCCTGGACAACGTTGTAGTAACTCCACATATAGGAGCTTCCACAGCGGAAGCCCAAAAGAGAGTTGGAAAAGAACTCGTGGAGAAGATTTTCAAAGAGCTGGGAATTTGAAGCCGGGGACTGTTTCCCGGCTTTTCTTCTTTCTTTTGAAAATCACCCTCGCACTTAAAGAAGTTATCTCGAAGAAAAAGAGAACGACACAGAAAACCAAGATGAAAAAATCCTTGATCCTTTCCATATTGTCCCCTCCGTCTCTATAGATCGATCTTCCTCACTTCAGGTTCAACTTGACAGATTCAAAAAAATATTCTACAATCTGACTATGGATCTCAAGATATATCTAGTGATATATCGGGTGATACTATGAGAGGATTCAAAGGTCATCTAAAACTGCTTGTTCTGCACATCATCTCTCAAGAACCTTCGCACGGTTACTCGATAATGAAGAAGATATCTGAACTTATTGGTGCAGAGCCTCCAAGCTCCGGTGCTTTGTATCCCATACTCGCTTCACTAAAAAGAAGAAAGTTCATCGAAGAGCAAGTGGAAGGAAGAAGGAAGGTCTACAGTCTAACCAAGAAAGGAAAGAAATTCCTTTCAGAAAACGAAAAAAATCTCAAAGAGGCCCTATTAGCTGCAGAAAGATTGAAAGAGTTCTACGAACTTGGAGGAAAAGAGCTGAAGAACGTCGCTGTTCTCATCTTTAAGAACCTTTCCCACCTGAGTTCTTCTCAGAAAGATCAGTTGAAGACCACTTTAAAGGAGCTGGAAAGAAAAATTCAACGGATCATCTACGGAGGTGAATGAGATGGAAGACATAATCGTAGTGGAAAACCTTGTCAAAAAGTTTGGAAACTTCGAAGCAGTAAGAGGTGTCTCTTTTTCCGTCAGAAAGGGAGAGATCTTCGCGTTCCTTGGACCAAACGGTGCAGGGAAAACCACCACCATCCACATGCTCACCACCCTTCTGAAGCCAACAAATGGGAAAGCGTGGGTTGCCGGCCACGATGTTTTGAAGGAACCCAAAGAGGTTAGGAAGAAGATTGGGATCGTTTTTCAGGATCAATCACTCGATAGAGAGCTCACGGCCTATGAGAACATGTACATTCACGGAAGGATATACGGCTACCACGGTGAGAAGCTAAAAAAGAGAATTCTCGAGCTTCTTGAATTCGTGGAGCTTTTGGAGTTCAAAGACAAACCGGTGAAGACCTTCAGTGGAGGAATGGCAAGAAGACTGGAAATAGCAAGGTCTCTGATACACGAACCGGAAGTTCTCTTTCTCGACGAACCCACAATCGGTCTCGATCCACACACAAGGGCACACATATGGGAGTATATCTCGAAAATGAAAAAAGAACACAATATGA
This is a stretch of genomic DNA from Thermotoga sp.. It encodes these proteins:
- a CDS encoding isoprenyl transferase, whose protein sequence is MRIPQHVAIIMDGNGRWAKKRGLPRIKGHQRGAKVLHNTVKWSLELGIKYLTAYSFSTENWKRPREEVEFLMDLFVQMIDREMDLLRKERVRVRILGKKEGLPESVVRKWNEVEEKTSSFDRMILVIAFNYGGRREILDAVETILRDVKRGKKIVLNEETFRNYLYLPDVPDPDLIIRTSGELRISNFLLWQSAYSELYFTKKLWPDFTKKDFLRAIESYSRRERRFGGLSDG
- the frr gene encoding ribosome recycling factor, with product MVNPFIKEAKEKMKKTLEKIEDELKKMRTGKPSPAILEEIKVEYYGVPTPINQLATISVSEERTLVIKPWDKSVLPLIEKAINASDLGLNPVNDGNVIRLVFPTPTTEQREKWVKKAKKIVEEGKIAIRNIRREIIKKIKEDQKEGNIPEDDARRLENEVQKLTDEFNGKLDEAFENKKEEIMEF
- a CDS encoding serine-pyruvate aminotransferase, producing MGKFLKKHYIMAPGPTPVPNDILTESAKETIHHRTPQFVSIMEETLEDAKYLFQTKNNVYAFASTGTGAMEAAVANLVSPEDKVIVVVAGKFGERWKELCQSYGADIVEIALEWGDAVTPEQIEDVLNKNPDAKVVFTTYSETSTGTVIDLEGIARVTREKDVVLLTDAVSALGAEPLKMDEWSVDVVVTGSQKGLMLPPGLALISLNDKAWELVEKSKSPRYYFDLRAYRKSYPDNPYTPAVNMIYMLRKSLKMIKEEGIENVWERHRVLGEATRAAVKAIGLELLSKRPGNVVTAVKVPPGVDGKQIPKIMRDKYGVTIAGGQAKLKGKIFRIAHLGYMSPFDTITAITALEFTLKELGYDFELGSGVKAAETVFAKEFVGE
- a CDS encoding hydroxypyruvate reductase; amino-acid sequence: MAKYKVHVNDPLDEGATKLLMEKEELEVTSKHLEKEELLRAIPEIDVLVVRSATKVTADVIEAGKNLKIIARAGIGLDNIDIQKAKERGIKILNTPGASAPSVAELAIGLMLACARHIARATISLKESKWEKKMLKGKELLGKTLGLIGFGNIGQEVAKRALGFGMKIIAYDPARPRTDLPVEYVDLDTLLKESDFISLHVPLTESTKHIINKETISKMKDGVIIVNTSRGGTIDEEALYKALVSGKVYAAGLDVFEVEPPTDELRKKLLSLDNVVVTPHIGASTAEAQKRVGKELVEKIFKELGI
- a CDS encoding PadR family transcriptional regulator, which produces MRGFKGHLKLLVLHIISQEPSHGYSIMKKISELIGAEPPSSGALYPILASLKRRKFIEEQVEGRRKVYSLTKKGKKFLSENEKNLKEALLAAERLKEFYELGGKELKNVAVLIFKNLSHLSSSQKDQLKTTLKELERKIQRIIYGGE
- a CDS encoding ATP-binding cassette domain-containing protein produces the protein MEDIIVVENLVKKFGNFEAVRGVSFSVRKGEIFAFLGPNGAGKTTTIHMLTTLLKPTNGKAWVAGHDVLKEPKEVRKKIGIVFQDQSLDRELTAYENMYIHGRIYGYHGEKLKKRILELLEFVELLEFKDKPVKTFSGGMARRLEIARSLIHEPEVLFLDEPTIGLDPHTRAHIWEYISKMKKEHNMTIFLTTHYMDEAEQLADRVAIIDHGKIIALGSPDELKQLVGKEIIYVKFSDHVDCLDGDFIKTCRKLPDERLELNVDNSSRAIPKIFELAQERGLRIEEITYHKPTLNDVFLHLTGRELREESSESFFKTVARMRMRR